A window of Nicotiana sylvestris chromosome 8, ASM39365v2, whole genome shotgun sequence genomic DNA:
TAGTCCAAGGCACAATAGGTTCTTCTAGATAGCAGTCAATTTCTGACTTTGGTGGCTGACTAGTTGTTTCGATGAATTTGCTAAACTCTTCTGAACAGTCAAATCCAAAACTAGGATCATCAACAATTTCCGTTGGTTCAAGAAGATCTTCACCCGTATCAGAATCGTCATCGCTCATAGGATACTCCATTGTGGACCTGTGCACCACATAGTCATCGAGAAGGCTTCAGATTGCCTCCAAGATAGATGCGAGCGGTAAATGACCGTTATCTTCATACTTCAAGAAACAGAACTCTATGTACTTCACTTTGTAGCGTGGATCCATAATAGTAGCTAGAGCCAACACCAAATATATATTCTTCCAATACTTGTCAAACTTTTTCAGCATAATATTGGCTAAATTTCTGACAAATTCATCTGAACTCACAAACTCTTTCATCAGATTAAATCGAAGCTTATTGAGATTGTGGAAGTAGAGACCTGCAGTGGGACATTTTGACATAAATAGCACTTCTGCTGCAGTATAGACATGTCCTACAAGTTTACATACTCCCCTAACTTTCTCCCACTCTTGGGGTGAAGGTatatcataatccttataatcaTCTTTCAAGTATTCTCCTTTAGCCTCTAACTCCAAAGCTTCCTTTAATTTATGAAATGTCACATTCCAAACTGGTAGTGATTTGCCTCAAAATACTATGAGTCGAATGTCACTGATTAAATCCTCTATCATCCCAAATGCTTTTTTCACCATTGAACTAAAAATGTCTGCACAACAAGACACGCGAAACAATTGTCCATCTAATTGGAGTCTTTTCTTTTCAAGAAGTTTACTTTTAATGACCTCAATAATCTCATCAAAGTCCAGATAGCTATGCACAGTGACAGCAGATACTTTATcttcaataccaaaatccgaaAGACACTTAATTGTCTCACTAATGTAATCGTCATACGCACCAAAAGATCTAACGTTAATAACCCAACTCCTTAGCTTCCAGTCTTCATCAATGAAATGAACTCTTAAACAAATGAAGTCAAAACAATTTTCCTCAAAATCCGAGGAATGCCAGTAGCCAAAGTCATGGAACTTGTTATACGTTAACCTCTCAACTGAGAGGCTAACCCGTCCATTCAAGCTTCTCAAATTTTCTTTAACTCTCGCTTTCTCTTCCTCATACAATTTCAAGCAATACCGTGAGAGAATGGCAGATGAAAACAAACGAGTTTGTGGATTAAGATAAGCAATTAAGTTTTTGAAGTTAACGTTTTCTATTGACTTTGGAGATATACCAGATTGACAGAAAAACCTTGCCATAGCTCGATAAGCTGTTTCTTCCTTGAAAACATGCTCTTTCCAAAAGTTACTACTGCCCGCTTCCCTGAGATTTGCATTTCTTGGTCCACACTCATGAACTTTTCCATTCCTTGGTTCATCTGGAAAACGAAACAAATAACTAATACCACGCCATTTGGTTGGAGGGATTATGAAAAACAGCGCCAACATAAAATTCCGTATAAAATAATTGTGTTTGGTGGGAAGATTAGAAAAATAATCCCCGATAACTTATGCAGCATTTGGTTGACCATGAAGGAAATAAAATGATCCCCGCATAACTAATTTTGGTTGACGATATTAAACAATAACCACATTAAGTTATGTAGGAATTGATATATCAAAATCATAAGGGATAGAGTTTGAAAATATAAACTTGTATAAGCAATACTGGGATACAAGTATTTAAAGACAAAAATCTCCTTAAAGTAAGTACTCCCTATATTTTACTCCCTGTATTATCATTCACCACATAATAACTCCTTCATTATTCACCTAATAATTATCATTTCTAATTTTATTCACAACATAATAATCCTTGCATCATAATATCGCATAACTAGTATGTGAACCAAACGACCTGTTAATGTGTAGTAACACTTGCATTATCACAGTGGAAGACAAATAAATctagtaaaagaaaagaagaattgaACCAGATCCAGGAAAGAAGTCACAGAGTGTTTTCCGCTTTCCGTTGGTCATTTCCAGTTTCATAAAACTGCAG
This region includes:
- the LOC104213036 gene encoding uncharacterized protein isoform X2 — encoded protein: MKLEMTNGKRKTLCDFFPGSDEPRNGKVHECGPRNANLREAGSSNFWKEHVFKEETAYRAMARFFCQSGYDAYFMDVREPDSHLTSLESDLVNALMSTKSWFDKQRRNAMKAEGSAVQNN